In Candidatus Pantoea floridensis, a single genomic region encodes these proteins:
- a CDS encoding DUF1028 domain-containing protein gives MTLSIVGRCAATGQIGIAIASSSIAVGARCPWLRSDVGAVSTQNITLPALGPRILDRLQQGDSAEAALRSGLASDCWFQYRQITVLAADGQSAWFSGEQTLGIHNAQSGNQCVAAGNLLANPEVIPAMVAAFEQQQGQLAARLLAAMQAGMAAGGEAGPIHSAALSIVADQVWPIVDLRVDWTAAEPIDELNQLWLAYQPQMNDYVTRAIDPTQAPSYGVPGDE, from the coding sequence ATGACGTTATCCATTGTTGGACGCTGCGCGGCAACTGGCCAAATCGGCATCGCGATCGCCTCATCCAGTATCGCTGTGGGCGCGCGTTGCCCGTGGTTACGCTCTGACGTCGGTGCCGTCTCAACGCAAAACATCACGTTACCGGCGCTTGGACCACGCATTTTGGATCGCCTGCAGCAGGGTGACAGCGCTGAAGCCGCGTTGCGTAGTGGTTTAGCGAGCGATTGCTGGTTTCAGTATCGCCAGATAACGGTGTTAGCGGCCGATGGGCAAAGTGCCTGGTTCAGCGGAGAGCAAACGTTGGGGATACATAACGCGCAAAGCGGTAACCAGTGCGTCGCCGCCGGTAATTTGCTGGCCAATCCCGAGGTCATCCCGGCGATGGTCGCTGCTTTTGAGCAGCAGCAGGGGCAACTTGCCGCGCGTTTGCTGGCGGCGATGCAAGCCGGCATGGCGGCGGGAGGTGAAGCGGGCCCGATACACTCAGCCGCCTTATCGATCGTGGCGGATCAAGTGTGGCCGATTGTCGATCTCCGTGTTGACTGGACCGCAGCCGAGCCTATCGACGAGCTGAACCAGCTATGGCTGGCTTACCAGCCGCAAATGAATGATTACGTGACGCGCGCCATCGATCCCACTCAGGCACCCAGCTACGGCGTGCCGGGTGACGAGTAA
- a CDS encoding RidA family protein: MSTHTRIRKFNTKETYPNQALDNDLCQAVRAGNTVYVRGQIGTDFAGNLVGLGDPAAQAEQAMKNVKQLLEEAGSDLSHIVKTTTYIIDPRYREPVYQVVGKWLKGVFPISTGLVISGLGQPQWLMEIDVIAVIPDDWQPAEGA, translated from the coding sequence ATGAGCACACATACGCGCATTCGTAAATTCAACACCAAAGAGACGTATCCCAACCAGGCTCTAGATAACGATCTTTGCCAGGCCGTTCGCGCCGGTAATACCGTTTATGTCCGCGGGCAGATAGGCACTGACTTTGCGGGCAATCTGGTGGGGTTAGGCGATCCTGCCGCGCAAGCCGAACAAGCGATGAAAAATGTCAAACAGCTGCTGGAAGAAGCGGGCAGCGATTTGTCGCATATCGTGAAAACCACCACTTACATTATCGATCCGCGCTATCGCGAGCCGGTGTATCAAGTGGTGGGCAAATGGTTGAAAGGGGTGTTTCCCATATCAACTGGCCTGGTGATTTCCGGCCTCGGCCAACCGCAGTGGCTAATGGAAATAGATGTGATCGCCGTGATCCCCGACGACTGGCAGCCAGCAGAAGGAGCATGA
- a CDS encoding acyltransferase family protein translates to MHARITHLDGMRGLAILMVIGYHAYARWAELLPYATATEHIPVFAYGWLGVELFFMISGFVIFMTLDKSVSYISFLKKRWLRLFPAMFIASMLLYFVGGLFPEWSAMTPQVKNLLPGLIFTNPETLSQLTGIEFKSMAGSFWSLYVEAVFYLIIGAIYFTFGRKYCLPGLLVPMLLLSASSVLKSLGYPLFIDVIAKFGFIHYSWFMVGCLVYERMHGRDKLLHYAIVAFAMLINFSYYVKNAGVMTIIPLLVVMLFFIASFYFKQMERILSVRFFTAIGFASYAFYLIHENLMIATLIKLNVYIKSEGIMLFMPIVVATVLYYIAFLITKYAEPTLRNMLKGKRVPAAPQSGAGA, encoded by the coding sequence ATGCACGCACGTATAACGCATCTTGATGGAATGCGCGGTTTAGCGATTCTCATGGTTATTGGTTATCATGCCTACGCACGATGGGCGGAATTATTACCCTATGCCACTGCTACAGAGCATATTCCCGTTTTTGCTTATGGTTGGCTTGGTGTGGAATTATTCTTTATGATCTCTGGCTTCGTCATTTTTATGACGCTGGATAAATCGGTTAGCTACATCAGTTTCCTGAAAAAACGCTGGCTGCGTCTTTTCCCTGCCATGTTTATTGCCAGTATGTTGTTGTACTTTGTCGGCGGACTCTTTCCCGAATGGTCAGCGATGACGCCGCAGGTCAAAAACCTGCTGCCCGGCCTGATATTTACCAATCCAGAAACCCTGTCGCAGTTAACCGGCATTGAGTTTAAATCGATGGCGGGTTCGTTCTGGTCGCTTTATGTTGAAGCCGTTTTTTATCTTATTATCGGTGCCATCTATTTTACCTTTGGGCGTAAATATTGCTTACCAGGATTGCTGGTACCCATGCTGCTGCTGTCTGCCTCTTCGGTATTGAAGTCGTTGGGCTATCCTCTGTTTATAGATGTTATTGCCAAGTTCGGTTTTATCCATTACTCATGGTTTATGGTAGGCTGCCTGGTTTACGAAAGAATGCACGGGCGCGATAAGCTGTTGCATTACGCCATTGTGGCGTTCGCGATGCTGATTAATTTCAGCTATTACGTTAAGAATGCCGGCGTAATGACAATTATTCCTTTGCTTGTCGTCATGCTGTTTTTTATTGCCAGTTTCTATTTTAAACAGATGGAGCGCATACTCTCCGTGCGTTTTTTCACGGCGATTGGTTTTGCCAGCTACGCCTTCTATCTTATCCATGAAAACTTAATGATCGCTACGCTAATTAAACTGAATGTTTATATTAAGAGTGAGGGGATCATGCTATTCATGCCGATTGTTGTGGCTACCGTGCTGTATTATATCGCATTTCTGATCACCAAATATGCAGAGCCAACGTTGAGAAATATGCTTAAAGGCAAGCGCGTGCCTGCGGCACCGCAATCGGGGGCGGGAGCTTAA
- a CDS encoding LacI family DNA-binding transcriptional regulator: MATILEVAKVAGVSKATVSRVLSGNGYVSQEKREKVFEAIAATGFRPNLLARNLATKSSQTIGLVITNTLYTGSYFTELMQHSARLMEQQGRQLLLVDGKHSAEEERAAIQFLLDLRCDGVIIYPRFLTTDEMDNIIAQHNQPILVINRRLRQHDSYCIYSDQQRSSAEAVEQLIALGHRDIAFITGSLDSPTGRERLAGYKAALQKQGIAVDEGLIVAGKWQAQNGMAAVNALVAQGRNFTALVASNDDMAVGALKALAQHQIAVPAQVAVIGFDDIPLAPFTIPALSSVKMPVTEMIQETIERLIAMLDGGEMRNDKMFSGELIVRESMGPGPHNNL; this comes from the coding sequence ATGGCGACCATACTTGAGGTGGCAAAAGTAGCAGGCGTCTCCAAAGCGACGGTGTCGCGCGTGTTATCGGGCAATGGTTATGTCAGTCAGGAAAAACGGGAAAAAGTGTTTGAGGCGATAGCCGCAACGGGTTTTCGCCCCAATTTACTGGCGCGCAACCTTGCGACCAAATCGAGCCAAACGATAGGATTGGTGATCACCAACACCTTGTATACCGGCAGCTATTTCACTGAATTGATGCAGCACTCCGCACGCCTGATGGAACAGCAGGGGCGTCAACTGCTACTGGTGGATGGCAAACACAGTGCTGAAGAGGAGCGTGCCGCCATTCAATTCCTGCTCGATCTGCGCTGTGATGGGGTAATCATCTATCCGCGTTTTCTCACCACGGATGAGATGGACAACATCATTGCGCAGCATAACCAGCCGATATTGGTGATCAACCGCCGCCTGCGTCAGCACGACAGCTATTGCATCTATTCCGATCAGCAGCGCAGCAGCGCCGAAGCGGTGGAGCAATTAATTGCTCTGGGCCATCGCGATATCGCGTTTATCACCGGGTCGCTGGATTCTCCGACCGGACGCGAGCGTCTGGCGGGCTACAAAGCGGCATTGCAGAAACAGGGCATTGCGGTTGATGAAGGGTTGATCGTGGCGGGCAAATGGCAAGCGCAAAACGGCATGGCGGCGGTAAACGCGCTTGTTGCGCAGGGGCGCAATTTCACCGCGCTGGTTGCCAGTAACGACGATATGGCCGTGGGTGCGCTTAAAGCGCTGGCACAACATCAGATTGCCGTGCCCGCACAGGTAGCCGTGATTGGATTCGATGACATTCCGCTGGCGCCTTTTACTATTCCTGCACTGTCGAGCGTAAAAATGCCGGTCACCGAGATGATTCAGGAGACCATCGAACGTTTGATTGCGATGCTGGACGGCGGTGAAATGCGCAATGATAAAATGTTTAGCGGCGAACTGATTGTGCGGGAATCAATGGGGCCCGGGCCTCATAACAATTTGTGA
- the ascF gene encoding PTS cellobiose/arbutin/salicin transporter subunit IIBC codes for MAKNYAEVSRAIVASLGGLDNIEAVTHCMTRLRFVVKDSAQIDNATLKAIPGVMGVVHTDAQCQVIIGNNVNLAYQEVLKLGTPNRDGAAPLKRKITLRSIGAGILDALVGTMSPLIPAIIGGSMVKLLAMVLEMSGVLAKGSSTLVILNVIGDGAFFFLPIMVAASAALKFKTNMSLAIAIAGVLVHPNFIDLMAKAAQGQAVEFAYIPVTAVKYTYTVIPALVMTWILSHIEYWIDRITPAVTKNFLKPMLIVLVAAPIAIVLIGPLGIWIGSGISALVYTIHGYLGWLSVAIMGALWPLLVMTGMHRVFTPTIIQTIAETGKEGMVMPSEIGANLSLGGSSLAVAFKTKNPELRQTAFAAAASAIIAGISEPALYGVAVRLKRPLIASLISGFICGAVAGIGGLASHSMASPGLFTSVQFFDPGNPMSMVWVGGVMVLSVVLSFVLTLILGFEDIPVTENTPAKAAAENAKPANVNLSKV; via the coding sequence ATGGCTAAAAATTATGCGGAAGTCTCACGCGCCATCGTGGCTTCGCTCGGCGGGTTAGACAATATCGAAGCGGTAACGCACTGCATGACGCGTCTGCGCTTTGTGGTGAAAGATAGCGCGCAGATTGATAACGCCACGCTGAAGGCCATTCCCGGCGTGATGGGCGTCGTCCATACCGATGCCCAATGTCAGGTGATCATTGGAAATAACGTTAACCTCGCTTATCAGGAAGTGTTGAAGCTCGGTACGCCCAACCGCGATGGTGCCGCGCCGTTAAAACGCAAAATCACCCTGCGCAGCATCGGTGCCGGGATTCTCGACGCGCTGGTGGGCACCATGTCGCCACTGATTCCGGCGATCATTGGCGGTTCGATGGTCAAACTGCTGGCGATGGTGTTAGAGATGAGCGGCGTACTGGCAAAAGGTTCGTCTACGCTAGTAATTCTTAACGTCATTGGTGATGGTGCCTTCTTCTTCCTGCCGATTATGGTGGCGGCCTCGGCGGCGCTCAAATTCAAAACCAATATGTCATTAGCGATTGCGATTGCCGGCGTGCTGGTTCATCCCAACTTTATTGATTTGATGGCCAAAGCCGCGCAGGGTCAGGCGGTTGAGTTCGCCTATATCCCCGTTACGGCGGTGAAATATACTTACACGGTGATCCCGGCGTTGGTAATGACCTGGATCTTGTCACATATCGAGTACTGGATTGATCGCATCACACCGGCAGTGACAAAGAATTTCCTCAAGCCAATGCTGATTGTGCTGGTAGCGGCACCGATCGCCATTGTGCTGATTGGTCCACTCGGCATCTGGATTGGTAGCGGTATCTCGGCGCTGGTTTATACCATTCACGGCTATCTTGGCTGGCTTTCAGTGGCCATTATGGGCGCGCTGTGGCCGCTACTGGTGATGACCGGCATGCATCGTGTGTTCACCCCCACCATTATCCAAACCATTGCCGAAACGGGTAAAGAAGGCATGGTAATGCCTTCAGAAATCGGTGCCAATTTGTCGCTTGGCGGCTCTTCGCTGGCGGTAGCGTTTAAAACCAAAAATCCGGAACTGCGCCAGACGGCGTTTGCCGCAGCCGCGTCGGCGATTATAGCGGGCATCTCCGAACCGGCGCTGTACGGCGTGGCGGTTCGCCTCAAACGTCCCCTGATCGCCAGCCTGATAAGCGGCTTTATTTGCGGCGCGGTAGCCGGCATTGGCGGGCTTGCCAGCCATTCGATGGCCTCACCAGGTTTGTTTACCAGCGTACAATTTTTTGACCCTGGCAATCCGATGAGCATGGTGTGGGTTGGTGGCGTGATGGTGCTTTCCGTGGTGCTCTCCTTCGTGCTTACGTTGATTCTGGGCTTTGAAGATATTCCGGTGACCGAGAATACACCGGCAAAAGCTGCAGCAGAGAACGCTAAGCCAGCCAACGTTAATTTATCCAAGGTGTAA
- a CDS encoding 6-phospho-beta-glucosidase encodes MSAVTFPEGFLWGGALAANQSEGSYLAGGKGLTTVDMIPHGAHRMPVKLGLEKRFALRSDEYYPSHEAIDFYRRYQDDIALMAEMGFTVFRTSIAWSRIYPKGDELTPNEEGIAFYRSLFEECQKYGITPLVTLSHFDVPMHLVTEYGSWRNRKMIAFFSRYARTCFEAFDGLVKYWLTFNEINILLHSPFSGAGLVFEPDENPEQVKYQAAHHELVASALVTKIAHEVNPANQVGCMLAGGNFYPWSCKPEDVWAALEKDRENLFFIDVQARGAYPSYAARVFREKGVEIAMEPEDAATLRHTVDFVSFSYYASRCASAEMNEQNSSAANVVKSLTNPHLPRSEWGWGIDPLGLRITMNMMYDRYQKPLFLVENGLGAHDEMNADGEINDDYRISYLKQHIQAMGDAIADGVPLIGYTTWGCIDLVAASTGEMSKRYGFVYVDRDDQGNGSLERIRKKSFWWYKQVIASNGRNLDSI; translated from the coding sequence ATGTCTGCAGTGACATTTCCAGAGGGATTTTTATGGGGCGGCGCATTAGCCGCTAATCAGTCTGAGGGGAGCTATCTGGCCGGCGGCAAAGGCTTAACCACGGTGGATATGATTCCCCATGGTGCACACCGCATGCCGGTAAAGCTGGGCCTGGAGAAGCGCTTTGCGCTGCGCAGCGATGAATACTATCCCAGTCATGAAGCCATCGATTTTTACCGTCGCTACCAGGACGATATTGCGCTGATGGCCGAAATGGGTTTTACCGTATTCCGTACCTCGATAGCCTGGAGCCGTATTTACCCAAAAGGCGATGAACTGACGCCGAATGAAGAAGGTATCGCTTTTTACCGTAGCCTGTTTGAAGAGTGCCAGAAATACGGCATCACGCCGCTGGTAACGCTAAGCCACTTTGATGTGCCAATGCATCTGGTGACGGAATACGGTTCATGGCGCAACCGCAAAATGATCGCTTTTTTCAGCCGCTACGCGCGTACCTGCTTTGAAGCGTTTGACGGTCTGGTGAAATATTGGCTGACTTTTAACGAGATCAACATTCTCCTGCACAGTCCTTTTTCGGGCGCGGGTTTGGTGTTTGAGCCTGATGAAAATCCAGAACAGGTGAAGTATCAGGCGGCGCATCATGAGCTGGTAGCCAGTGCGCTGGTCACGAAAATTGCGCATGAGGTCAATCCCGCTAACCAGGTGGGATGCATGCTGGCGGGCGGCAATTTTTATCCGTGGTCGTGCAAGCCGGAAGATGTTTGGGCAGCACTGGAAAAAGATCGCGAAAACCTGTTCTTCATCGATGTGCAGGCGCGTGGGGCCTACCCTTCTTATGCCGCTCGCGTGTTTCGGGAAAAAGGCGTGGAAATTGCGATGGAGCCTGAAGACGCCGCCACGCTGCGTCACACGGTTGATTTTGTCTCTTTCAGCTATTATGCCTCGCGCTGTGCGTCGGCTGAGATGAATGAGCAAAACAGCAGCGCCGCCAATGTGGTGAAATCACTTACCAATCCCCACTTGCCGCGTAGCGAGTGGGGCTGGGGCATCGATCCGCTTGGTCTGCGCATCACCATGAACATGATGTATGACCGCTACCAAAAGCCGCTTTTCCTGGTGGAAAACGGATTAGGCGCGCACGATGAAATGAATGCTGACGGCGAAATTAACGATGATTACCGCATTAGTTACCTTAAGCAGCATATTCAGGCGATGGGCGACGCCATCGCTGATGGTGTTCCGCTGATTGGCTATACCACCTGGGGCTGCATTGATTTAGTGGCGGCATCGACCGGTGAAATGAGTAAACGTTATGGCTTCGTCTATGTTGATCGTGACGATCAAGGTAACGGCAGCCTTGAGCGTATCCGCAAAAAATCGTTCTGGTGGTACAAACAGGTTATTGCCAGCAACGGGCGTAATCTGGATTCGATCTAA
- a CDS encoding FUSC family protein — MQWFSKNAVFFAVKTSLAAFLALYLALELNLDKPAWAVTTVLLASQLYSASTISKSVFRLLGTLLGGVFIFFIFPPTVQHPLLFCFCVSLWVSVCLYLSLHDRTPKSYIFMLAGYSAAIMGFPEVTTPLSITSTVISRIEEITLGIVCSSLVHALLFPVSMRSLLEQSVSLWYLNARKLCSDLLSGIPSDTSPERDDILIRMATNPQQVEVLITHCVYEGDAARRLIRLVSVQYQHLSYLIPTLTAIELRLQRLSALQITFPENVALTFQLFLQWLHDGEAVGETSGIQQTLSGCQQELNVTWQNGEMPTETWLLLTGLLERLTDFVRIAGAYQSVSGLVSDLSGDTTLARGKRTHRFFDKGLIRLSALTAFCATFGSCLLWMASGWRDGASAPVMAAILCSLLASVDTPLTSMKLFVRGVIVAIVISVIYVALLLPQATSFEALIICLAPGLMMLALMIARPSTNMIGLSVAIQIPGFIGLGHHLKPDLVLLINNAIASMAGVMFAVIVTAIMRNKRPSWTARRAVRQGLRELLRFIKETERNGSSLLGRQRFISLMLDKVNVVLPRLRLDPHPDMRSAGMLLKEVWLGVNSFDYYARHKALLQQYQLDSGQMFHELALFLKRRLKSLQTPPHADLQEELDLLLLILEQLAKSDERVLTPLFHLFSVRLYLFPQQAWPVATPRQVEIIARRRFIHTK, encoded by the coding sequence ATGCAGTGGTTTTCAAAAAACGCCGTTTTTTTTGCTGTAAAAACCTCTCTGGCCGCCTTCCTGGCATTGTATCTCGCACTGGAATTGAATCTGGATAAGCCGGCCTGGGCAGTGACCACGGTCCTGCTTGCGTCGCAGCTCTATTCCGCCTCAACCATTTCCAAATCGGTGTTTCGATTACTCGGCACCTTGCTGGGTGGCGTATTTATCTTCTTTATTTTTCCGCCAACCGTGCAACATCCATTGCTGTTCTGTTTCTGCGTCTCGCTGTGGGTGAGCGTTTGCTTGTATTTGTCGCTGCATGACCGCACACCAAAAAGTTATATTTTCATGCTGGCCGGTTACAGTGCAGCAATCATGGGGTTCCCGGAAGTCACCACGCCGCTCTCTATCACCAGCACGGTTATCTCGCGTATAGAAGAGATCACGTTGGGTATCGTCTGCAGCAGCCTGGTGCATGCGCTGTTATTTCCGGTCTCGATGCGCAGCCTGCTGGAGCAAAGCGTTAGCCTGTGGTATCTCAACGCGCGCAAATTATGCAGCGATCTGCTCTCCGGTATTCCCAGCGACACATCGCCTGAGCGCGACGATATCCTCATCCGCATGGCAACCAACCCGCAGCAGGTGGAAGTTCTGATTACCCACTGCGTCTATGAAGGCGATGCCGCGCGCCGGTTAATTCGTCTGGTCAGCGTACAATACCAACATCTTTCCTATTTAATCCCGACGCTCACGGCGATTGAGCTGCGTTTACAGCGGTTATCTGCGCTGCAAATTACTTTCCCGGAAAATGTGGCGCTAACTTTTCAGCTGTTTTTGCAATGGCTTCATGATGGCGAAGCGGTGGGTGAAACCAGTGGCATTCAGCAGACGCTGAGTGGCTGTCAGCAGGAACTCAATGTCACATGGCAAAACGGGGAGATGCCCACGGAAACCTGGCTGCTGTTGACCGGATTACTTGAACGGCTGACGGATTTTGTGCGTATTGCCGGTGCGTATCAAAGCGTAAGTGGTCTGGTCAGCGATTTGTCGGGCGACACCACGCTGGCACGGGGCAAACGCACGCATCGCTTTTTTGATAAAGGGCTGATCCGGCTCTCCGCGTTAACCGCATTTTGCGCAACCTTCGGTTCCTGCCTGTTATGGATGGCCTCGGGTTGGCGCGATGGCGCGTCGGCGCCGGTAATGGCGGCCATCCTGTGCTCATTGCTGGCCAGTGTGGATACGCCGCTAACCTCGATGAAGCTGTTTGTGCGTGGCGTCATCGTAGCCATTGTTATCAGCGTGATTTACGTGGCGCTGCTGTTACCGCAAGCCACCTCATTTGAAGCGTTAATCATTTGCCTGGCACCTGGCCTGATGATGCTTGCGCTGATGATTGCGCGGCCTTCGACCAACATGATTGGCCTCAGCGTCGCGATTCAAATTCCCGGTTTCATTGGTTTGGGTCACCATCTAAAACCGGATTTGGTATTGCTGATCAATAATGCGATAGCTTCGATGGCCGGCGTGATGTTTGCGGTTATCGTAACAGCCATCATGCGCAACAAACGACCTTCCTGGACCGCACGCCGCGCAGTGCGGCAAGGCCTGCGCGAGCTATTACGCTTTATTAAAGAGACCGAACGTAATGGCTCGTCGCTGCTGGGACGCCAACGCTTTATCAGTCTGATGTTGGATAAAGTGAATGTGGTACTGCCGCGTTTGCGTCTGGATCCGCATCCCGATATGCGTTCAGCCGGAATGTTGCTCAAAGAAGTGTGGTTGGGCGTAAACAGTTTTGACTACTACGCGCGGCACAAAGCGCTTCTGCAGCAATATCAGCTGGATAGCGGACAGATGTTTCATGAACTGGCGCTGTTTCTTAAACGCAGGCTGAAATCCTTGCAGACGCCGCCGCACGCTGACTTGCAAGAGGAACTGGATTTGCTGCTGTTGATACTGGAGCAGTTGGCAAAAAGCGATGAAAGGGTGCTAACACCCTTGTTCCATCTGTTCAGCGTTCGGTTGTATCTGTTCCCGCAGCAAGCGTGGCCGGTGGCGACGCCGCGTCAGGTGGAGATTATTGCGCGACGTCGTTTTATTCACACAAAGTAA
- a CDS encoding YfiR family protein produces MLCKQHAYWEANWQLSLIHACKIFIYAIFLLLFISHSAFAEIKDDKANRIVSGIISFTHWPGLTRAPQLCVFSSAQHLSLPQNTASNAALFKVVYLTSQSELATQDCDAVYFGEQTPQQQLEIAKQFSGKPVLTLAENNTDCTIGAAFCLIFNADHTLFSVNLDSLARSGVRVSPDVLLLSRNGSK; encoded by the coding sequence ATGTTATGTAAACAACACGCTTATTGGGAAGCCAACTGGCAATTATCCCTGATCCACGCCTGTAAAATTTTTATCTATGCCATCTTTCTGCTGCTGTTTATTTCACACTCTGCTTTTGCCGAAATTAAAGACGATAAAGCTAACCGGATCGTCAGCGGCATTATTAGCTTTACGCACTGGCCGGGTTTAACGCGCGCACCGCAACTTTGCGTATTTTCATCCGCGCAGCATCTCTCGCTGCCGCAAAATACCGCCTCCAATGCAGCGCTGTTTAAGGTGGTCTATTTGACCAGCCAGAGCGAGCTGGCGACGCAAGATTGCGATGCGGTCTATTTCGGCGAACAGACGCCACAACAACAGCTGGAAATTGCTAAGCAATTCAGCGGGAAACCGGTGCTTACCCTGGCTGAAAACAATACAGATTGTACGATTGGTGCCGCATTTTGTCTGATCTTCAATGCTGACCACACGCTATTTTCAGTCAATCTTGATTCACTGGCGCGGAGTGGCGTCAGGGTAAGCCCAGATGTGCTGTTGCTGTCCCGCAATGGAAGCAAATAA
- a CDS encoding diguanylate cyclase domain-containing protein, protein MKLDKIRNDKSSIRNKLRKISTINSAVILLLCWLLLSSTSLLFIKNYEKRNLELIAATLSTTLTAATVFEDSYDAHNKIARLGEEGMFDSAKLVTDDHTVLVEWHDHQQENGWYPRLLREWIYVKPLSVNINHAESTVGTLTLEGTVTGAAEFIRYSLMILTSGMLCVLIISFLLSEFLHRGMLASLRNITSSIHYVIRSGDFSLRIPESPTREFQLFSDDLNSLLTEMQTLQASLLRDNQSLAAKALEDPLTGLANRAAFVARLSQLLDRQFAKERFALLFLDGDRFKSINDNWGHAAGDEVLKTVGSRLSALAYKNDLVARLGGDEFAMLITSRVSEAQLQLLLQDIHEAISQKIVVAEGTQITTSVTIGYAWSQHGDTVESILERADMNMYKNKGISKVQV, encoded by the coding sequence ATGAAACTCGATAAAATAAGAAATGACAAATCATCGATACGCAATAAGTTGCGCAAAATTAGCACCATCAATTCTGCCGTTATTTTATTGCTGTGCTGGCTGCTGCTCTCTTCAACGTCGTTACTGTTTATAAAAAACTACGAAAAGCGCAATCTGGAACTGATTGCTGCGACGCTGAGCACCACCCTCACCGCCGCTACGGTATTTGAAGACAGTTACGATGCGCATAATAAAATTGCGCGCCTGGGTGAAGAAGGAATGTTTGACTCGGCAAAACTGGTCACTGATGATCACACTGTATTGGTGGAGTGGCACGATCATCAGCAAGAGAACGGCTGGTATCCGCGTTTATTGCGTGAATGGATTTACGTCAAACCGCTTAGCGTCAACATTAACCACGCGGAATCCACCGTCGGCACGCTGACGCTTGAGGGCACCGTTACCGGTGCGGCCGAATTTATCCGCTACTCGCTGATGATTTTAACCAGCGGCATGCTGTGCGTATTGATTATCTCTTTCCTGTTGAGTGAATTTTTGCATCGCGGCATGCTCGCCTCATTGCGCAATATCACCAGCTCAATTCATTACGTGATTCGCTCCGGTGACTTTTCATTACGTATTCCGGAAAGCCCAACCCGGGAGTTTCAGCTTTTCTCCGACGACCTCAATTCGCTGCTGACAGAGATGCAAACGTTGCAGGCTTCGCTGCTACGTGACAATCAGTCGCTGGCGGCTAAAGCCCTGGAAGATCCGTTAACCGGCCTGGCTAACCGCGCCGCTTTTGTGGCCCGCCTGTCGCAATTGCTCGATCGGCAGTTCGCGAAAGAGCGTTTTGCCCTGCTGTTCCTCGATGGCGATCGCTTTAAGAGTATTAATGACAATTGGGGACATGCAGCCGGTGATGAGGTTCTGAAAACCGTCGGATCACGCCTTTCCGCTTTGGCTTATAAAAATGATTTAGTGGCACGACTTGGGGGCGATGAGTTCGCCATGTTAATCACCAGCCGGGTAAGTGAAGCACAGCTTCAATTGCTATTGCAGGATATTCATGAAGCCATTAGCCAAAAAATTGTGGTTGCGGAAGGCACTCAGATAACCACCTCGGTAACCATCGGCTATGCCTGGTCACAGCACGGCGATACGGTGGAATCGATTCTGGAACGCGCAGATATGAATATGTATAAAAATAAGGGAATAAGTAAGGTGCAGGTATGA
- a CDS encoding OmpA family protein: protein MKRKLFLMMVVWALVGCQSTGRFSDAQIAAMRHAGFSENNEGWGLGLSDKILFGVNESELTPASKSTITTMARNLAASGIKHVRVDGHTDNYGKADYNQQLSLKRANAVAAQWAVGAAIPRDNIVTRGLGMSAPVTSNNSAQGRAQNRRVAIVITSP, encoded by the coding sequence ATGAAAAGAAAACTTTTCCTGATGATGGTGGTATGGGCGCTGGTTGGCTGCCAGTCAACGGGGCGCTTCAGCGATGCGCAAATAGCGGCGATGCGTCACGCTGGCTTCAGTGAAAATAACGAAGGCTGGGGGTTAGGCTTATCGGACAAAATTTTGTTCGGTGTGAACGAGTCGGAACTCACGCCAGCCAGTAAAAGTACCATCACCACGATGGCGAGAAATTTGGCGGCTAGCGGCATTAAGCACGTGCGCGTTGATGGTCATACAGATAACTACGGCAAAGCGGATTATAACCAACAGCTCTCACTGAAACGCGCCAACGCCGTAGCGGCACAGTGGGCGGTGGGCGCGGCAATCCCACGCGACAATATTGTCACGCGCGGCCTCGGCATGAGCGCGCCGGTCACCAGTAATAACAGCGCTCAGGGCCGGGCACAAAATCGCCGCGTAGCGATTGTGATTACCTCGCCGTAA